Proteins encoded within one genomic window of Romeriopsis navalis LEGE 11480:
- a CDS encoding Npun_R2821/Npun_R2822 family protein has product MKTFGIYTLGNDGVYDQVIALLNSIERNVGQDIPVCIIPFDNRMQKLEKAIADRPQVTIFDNAASIARWDRFAEEVWAAHSQSAAVNFRSVPKWYKQCQLLRKMSAFDGEFEQFVFYDADSLAMQPLDDVIAKLQTHDFVFDDWEHQKQTDVAALKFDLIEAELGLSEAEVRPQIHCSSFFGGHRDYFSPRVLRELKQRLVEDDEINWINDLAFWCDADLFSYITLRLEATVWNYTLSPVGRDRTGNTAEARYVNRDQVLYNEEGVKPIRRLHYITHSAARFRQLCRGEVVELPQQELFLYYRFLHEPERCPKVFRVPSWVQLRSRSMSSKVKKLQQLIA; this is encoded by the coding sequence ATGAAAACTTTTGGCATATATACCCTTGGTAATGACGGTGTTTATGATCAGGTGATTGCCCTGCTCAACAGCATTGAGCGGAATGTCGGGCAGGATATTCCAGTCTGTATTATTCCGTTTGATAACCGGATGCAGAAGTTGGAAAAGGCGATTGCCGATCGGCCCCAGGTGACGATTTTTGATAATGCAGCTTCGATTGCCCGTTGGGATCGGTTTGCGGAAGAAGTCTGGGCCGCACATTCGCAGTCAGCCGCCGTGAATTTTCGCAGTGTGCCGAAGTGGTATAAGCAGTGCCAGCTGTTGCGGAAGATGTCGGCGTTTGATGGTGAGTTTGAGCAGTTTGTGTTTTATGACGCCGATAGTTTGGCGATGCAGCCCTTGGATGATGTGATCGCCAAGCTGCAAACCCATGATTTTGTATTTGATGATTGGGAGCACCAGAAGCAAACGGATGTTGCCGCACTCAAGTTTGACTTGATTGAGGCGGAGCTGGGTTTAAGTGAGGCGGAAGTGCGACCGCAAATTCATTGTTCGAGTTTCTTTGGGGGACATCGTGATTACTTCAGTCCGCGCGTGTTGCGGGAGTTGAAGCAGCGCCTGGTGGAGGATGACGAAATTAATTGGATTAATGATTTGGCATTTTGGTGCGATGCGGATTTGTTCTCTTACATTACGCTGCGGTTAGAGGCGACGGTGTGGAACTATACCTTGAGTCCAGTGGGGCGCGATCGTACCGGAAATACCGCAGAAGCACGGTACGTAAACCGCGATCAGGTGTTGTACAACGAAGAGGGTGTTAAGCCAATCCGCCGTTTGCATTACATCACGCATTCTGCCGCTCGTTTCCGTCAGCTTTGTCGGGGTGAGGTGGTAGAGCTGCCGCAACAGGAACTGTTTTTGTATTATCGCTTTTTGCATGAGCCGGAGCGCTGCCCGAAGGTCTTTCGAGTGCCGAGTTGGGTGCAGTTGCGGTCACGGTCTATGAGTTCTAAGGTGAAAAAGTTGCAGCAGCTGATTGCTTAG
- a CDS encoding DUF1517 domain-containing protein, protein MASLNDRFNQFTGRKRFVVSRLFLHLAGDEVAPLLGVLNQVGRNAIDHDGDLDIMGQGLVEICTSLLRYDTYWQSTTNEGDVLWNEGEAADYVEELFTDAAQRYLSDVNIDAEDDELTITPVQNLVVMLTLAFEGESPEIETDLASIDALKAALPAIATLHTQERLRAIQIHFSPAAYGDVLTSDQLLENFPELLPL, encoded by the coding sequence GTGGCTTCCCTCAACGATCGCTTCAATCAATTTACCGGACGCAAACGCTTTGTCGTCTCGCGCCTCTTTCTCCACCTCGCAGGCGATGAAGTTGCGCCACTACTGGGTGTGCTGAACCAAGTCGGCCGCAATGCGATCGACCACGATGGCGACCTCGACATCATGGGCCAAGGCTTAGTCGAAATCTGCACCAGCCTCCTGCGCTACGACACCTACTGGCAAAGCACCACCAACGAAGGCGATGTCCTCTGGAACGAAGGCGAAGCCGCGGATTACGTCGAAGAACTATTCACCGACGCCGCCCAACGTTACCTGAGTGACGTAAATATTGACGCTGAAGACGATGAACTAACAATCACCCCCGTCCAAAACCTCGTCGTTATGCTCACCCTGGCCTTTGAAGGCGAATCCCCCGAAATCGAAACCGACTTAGCCTCGATCGACGCGCTCAAAGCGGCATTACCCGCGATCGCCACACTCCATACCCAAGAACGCCTCCGTGCCATCCAAATCCACTTCTCCCCCGCCGCCTATGGCGATGTCCTCACCAGCGACCAACTACTCGAAAACTTCCCCGAACTTCTACCGCTCTAA
- a CDS encoding tetratricopeptide repeat protein — protein MAANRPKSPKERRDEKNARLFVGRSDQQNEFQRALVQPNHADAKVVFSISGVGGVGKTTLLKEFRRITEKHAHIPAYVDEGVATNPVDDVPEAMHRLVEDLERQGYKSEAFRKRYKDYRVKKKELEADPEGPKNLVKDVVRGTTKAALDLGKSSVPVVGEMIDSEPIASTMGELADAGWQRFRNKDDERLMNETLEELTPLFLEGLNRLPEEKTLVLMLDTYEVTGDFLDAWLRSFLEEEFGQPKIGILVCVAGRKPLDSNLWIEWEGLMARSPLEPFEKEEARQFLAAKGVKSEAIIAEIWRLSSGGLPLLVSMLADVAPKGVDAKVVLDDVCVKAVERFLKWETDDEKRKLAADAACARVLNQDVVNVLAEGQFDWLKGRAFVLRDGTRWRYHLVVREQMLRYLGQKSPKRYAEVHEKLAAYYDGLRSGLGLEVGKEAEDKAWREYSLEWIYHGLCAAPQAKLGVVLNGFLVSLKWSRAFAQDWAEVMRQVGQETKCETLRRWGDQLWDGMAALKKKCYEDALPCLTAILGVEQVEEKVKAVAFYERGVTYALLVKYDEAIFDLENATEIENSIPVYHLILGNTYYAQQRYDEAIVAYERAIELNPEDATAYYNLGITYKAQQRYDEAIVAYERAIELNPEDATAYNNLGITYKAQQRYDEAIVAYERAIELNPEYATAYNNLGNTYKAQQRYDEAIVAYERAIELNPEYATAYNNLGNTYNAQQRYDEAIVAYERAIELNPEDAWAIGKRGEIYLRTNQLEKAIQDFDLAIKLDSDHDWELYLRALAYLKLTQSEAAHTDLQQAIILATEKLTNDSQDGHSIVNLPLYYLAMGDSMTADLHYQKALSAPIERLQEAIQDLDDLLNLFPDHPQAPQIKQLLQAEIKQRSPAT, from the coding sequence ATGGCTGCCAATCGTCCGAAGTCTCCGAAAGAACGGCGTGATGAAAAGAATGCTCGGTTGTTTGTTGGTCGGAGTGATCAGCAGAATGAGTTTCAGCGTGCGTTGGTTCAACCGAATCATGCGGATGCGAAGGTTGTGTTTAGTATTTCGGGTGTGGGTGGTGTGGGTAAGACGACTCTGTTGAAAGAGTTTCGTCGTATTACTGAGAAGCATGCGCATATTCCGGCTTATGTCGATGAAGGTGTAGCAACCAATCCAGTGGATGATGTGCCAGAGGCAATGCATCGATTGGTTGAGGATTTGGAGCGGCAGGGCTATAAGTCTGAGGCTTTTCGTAAGCGATATAAGGATTACCGGGTTAAGAAAAAAGAGCTAGAAGCTGATCCGGAAGGGCCAAAGAATCTGGTTAAGGATGTGGTTCGAGGGACGACTAAGGCGGCACTGGATTTAGGTAAGTCATCGGTGCCTGTTGTGGGTGAAATGATTGATAGTGAACCGATTGCTTCGACGATGGGGGAGCTGGCGGATGCGGGGTGGCAGCGCTTCCGGAATAAGGATGATGAACGGTTGATGAATGAGACTTTGGAGGAGTTGACACCGCTGTTTCTAGAGGGTTTGAATCGATTGCCGGAGGAGAAAACTCTGGTGTTGATGCTGGATACTTATGAGGTAACGGGAGATTTTCTAGATGCTTGGTTGAGATCATTTCTAGAAGAGGAATTTGGTCAGCCAAAAATTGGCATATTAGTGTGTGTGGCGGGGCGTAAGCCGCTTGACTCAAATCTCTGGATTGAGTGGGAAGGTCTGATGGCGCGATCGCCGTTAGAACCTTTTGAAAAAGAGGAAGCGCGGCAGTTTCTGGCGGCGAAGGGGGTCAAAAGTGAGGCGATTATTGCGGAAATTTGGCGGTTATCGTCTGGAGGACTGCCGCTGTTGGTGTCGATGTTGGCCGATGTCGCACCAAAGGGTGTGGATGCCAAAGTGGTTTTGGATGATGTCTGTGTGAAAGCGGTGGAGCGGTTTCTAAAGTGGGAAACGGATGATGAAAAGCGTAAATTAGCTGCGGATGCGGCCTGTGCCAGAGTGCTGAATCAAGATGTGGTGAATGTGTTGGCCGAAGGCCAGTTTGACTGGTTGAAAGGTCGGGCGTTTGTGTTGCGGGATGGAACGCGGTGGCGGTATCACTTGGTGGTGCGGGAGCAGATGTTGCGGTATTTGGGGCAGAAGTCGCCAAAGCGTTATGCCGAAGTCCATGAAAAGTTGGCGGCTTATTATGATGGGTTGCGAAGTGGCTTGGGCTTGGAGGTGGGGAAGGAAGCAGAGGATAAGGCTTGGCGGGAGTATTCGCTGGAGTGGATTTATCATGGGCTTTGTGCCGCGCCGCAAGCGAAGCTGGGTGTGGTGCTGAATGGATTTTTGGTGTCGTTGAAGTGGTCGCGAGCGTTTGCGCAAGACTGGGCGGAAGTGATGCGGCAGGTTGGACAGGAAACAAAATGTGAGACTTTGCGACGATGGGGTGACCAATTGTGGGATGGGATGGCAGCGTTGAAGAAGAAGTGCTATGAAGATGCGCTTCCATGTTTGACTGCCATTTTGGGAGTCGAACAAGTTGAGGAAAAAGTCAAGGCCGTGGCTTTTTACGAAAGAGGTGTGACTTATGCTTTGCTTGTGAAATATGACGAAGCAATTTTTGATTTAGAAAATGCGACTGAAATCGAAAATAGCATACCTGTTTATCATTTAATCTTGGGCAATACCTACTATGCCCAGCAGCGATATGACGAAGCAATTGTGGCCTATGAACGGGCGATTGAACTGAATCCGGAAGATGCTACGGCCTACTATAATCTGGGCATTACCTACAAAGCCCAGCAGCGATATGACGAAGCAATTGTGGCCTATGAACGGGCGATTGAACTGAATCCGGAAGATGCTACGGCCTACAATAATCTGGGCATTACCTACAAAGCCCAGCAGCGATATGACGAAGCAATTGTGGCCTATGAACGGGCGATTGAACTGAATCCGGAATATGCTACGGCCTACAATAATCTGGGCAATACCTACAAAGCCCAGCAGCGATATGACGAAGCAATTGTGGCCTATGAACGAGCGATTGAACTGAATCCGGAATATGCTACGGCCTACAATAATCTGGGCAATACCTACAATGCCCAGCAGCGATATGACGAAGCAATTGTGGCCTATGAACGGGCAATTGAACTGAATCCAGAAGATGCCTGGGCGATCGGAAAACGGGGTGAAATTTATTTGCGAACTAATCAACTTGAAAAGGCGATTCAGGATTTTGATTTGGCAATTAAATTAGACTCTGATCATGATTGGGAACTCTATTTGCGAGCACTTGCCTATCTCAAACTAACTCAATCAGAAGCTGCTCACACTGATTTACAACAGGCAATTATCCTCGCTACAGAAAAGCTGACTAACGACTCGCAGGATGGTCACAGCATTGTCAATTTACCTCTCTATTATTTGGCGATGGGAGATAGCATGACTGCGGATTTACACTATCAGAAAGCTCTGTCAGCTCCAATCGAACGGTTACAAGAAGCGATCCAAGACCTCGACGACTTACTCAACCTATTCCCCGATCACCCCCAAGCCCCACAGATAAAACAACTGCTCCAAGCGGAAATTAAACAGCGATCCCCCGCCACCTAA
- a CDS encoding CPBP family glutamic-type intramembrane protease, producing MQPIQSLRWHDRLRYRIQTAVITIPAPRDWRYTLILLGLFGLIYLPIGFHTGFLKLAPQLNPGLVITVAATALLMPGINEELIFRVLLLPHPTEPMRPMVQRLWQMCSWILFVLYHVPPWTPDFFKTPAFLIGVGLVGIACTFSYWQSRSIWTAVFLHWAIVSLWLLVFGGLAKFESVG from the coding sequence GTGCAGCCAATCCAGTCTTTGCGTTGGCACGATCGACTCCGCTATCGCATCCAAACCGCAGTCATCACAATTCCTGCCCCACGCGATTGGCGATATACGCTGATTTTGCTGGGGTTATTTGGGTTGATTTACTTGCCGATCGGCTTTCACACAGGGTTTCTGAAACTCGCACCGCAGCTCAATCCAGGGTTAGTAATCACGGTTGCGGCAACCGCCTTACTCATGCCTGGGATAAATGAGGAACTAATTTTTCGCGTGCTGTTATTGCCGCATCCTACGGAACCAATGCGCCCAATGGTCCAGCGGCTTTGGCAAATGTGCAGTTGGATTTTATTTGTGCTCTACCATGTACCACCTTGGACACCAGATTTCTTCAAAACGCCAGCATTTTTAATTGGCGTCGGGTTAGTTGGGATTGCCTGTACGTTCAGTTATTGGCAAAGCCGATCGATCTGGACGGCGGTATTTTTGCATTGGGCGATTGTCAGCTTGTGGTTGCTAGTCTTTGGCGGGCTCGCAAAATTTGAGTCGGTTGGATGA
- a CDS encoding tetratricopeptide repeat protein, with amino-acid sequence MLTFFRSFGSNGVKVLSVLLLLSGGMLLNGCDEVDQSANAEPQTTEQSDVAEKDKPQTIAQLNAAVEDNPEDFEAYFQRGVYHHEAGELNKAMADYNQAIELKPDAAGAYGNRAIVHKMQGDPEKALADFNQSIKLNPNDASVYDNRGMLYSSAGQFEKAIGDFKQALKADAKLASAYKNLGFAYREMGDFDTALTNFEKAIEIDPESDDEAYVGRAMVYAKQNKLDQALGSINKAIELNANNPRAYYVRGITLVKKRDPEGVADLQKVIAMDAPPKLQAGSKAILEDLEQKMQAAEADS; translated from the coding sequence ATGCTCACTTTTTTTAGATCTTTTGGTAGCAATGGTGTCAAGGTACTCAGCGTACTGCTTTTGCTATCGGGTGGAATGTTGTTGAATGGTTGTGATGAAGTTGATCAATCGGCTAATGCTGAACCACAGACAACGGAGCAATCAGATGTTGCTGAAAAGGATAAACCACAAACGATCGCGCAGTTGAATGCGGCAGTGGAAGATAATCCTGAGGATTTCGAGGCCTACTTTCAGCGGGGTGTGTATCATCATGAGGCTGGTGAGTTAAACAAAGCAATGGCTGACTATAATCAGGCAATTGAATTGAAGCCTGATGCGGCTGGTGCTTATGGTAATCGGGCGATTGTTCACAAGATGCAGGGTGATCCGGAGAAGGCTTTAGCCGACTTCAATCAATCAATTAAGCTCAATCCGAATGATGCATCTGTGTATGACAATCGCGGTATGCTATATTCCTCTGCAGGCCAATTTGAAAAAGCAATTGGTGATTTTAAGCAAGCATTAAAGGCTGATGCTAAGCTCGCATCGGCCTACAAAAACTTGGGTTTTGCTTATCGAGAGATGGGCGATTTTGATACCGCTCTAACTAATTTCGAGAAGGCAATTGAAATTGATCCGGAAAGCGATGATGAAGCCTATGTTGGGCGTGCGATGGTTTATGCCAAGCAAAATAAACTCGATCAAGCATTGGGCAGTATTAATAAAGCGATTGAGCTTAATGCTAATAATCCCCGTGCCTACTATGTCCGTGGTATAACGTTGGTCAAAAAACGCGATCCAGAGGGAGTTGCTGATCTCCAGAAAGTAATTGCTATGGATGCACCGCCAAAGCTCCAGGCAGGCTCCAAAGCAATCCTTGAGGACCTTGAGCAGAAAATGCAGGCAGCGGAGGCCGATTCATAA
- a CDS encoding glycosyltransferase family 4 protein — MKILMLSNTFPYPPTRGGTHVRTFHLMRYLQRESHVTLATQRTAAVTDEEIAGLRDCVDELVIFDRPSTAAGSKLQRLAEFAIHGMPPSVKAGYSEAMQQWIDQAVVAEKFDVITAEHCVNEAYIRPEWRDRVRTIVNVHSSVYATCLNQLQTGTAENALRDRINLPLLKRYEQRYCQKFSQIVATTPDDQVQLQQFAPTTPIAVIPNGVDFAAFPKRTQDPGGQHLMFIGAMDNLANIDAAKFLCEEILPALQQRYPEVKISLVGARPTPEIIALGKNSAIEVTGSVESMAEYLHQATVCVIPMRTGFGIKNKTLEAMAAGVPVISGERGLEGLAIEQPQRAVRAESVPEYVGGISQLFEDANLRQAIADAAHTYVTQEFIWENAGARYAQVVLGEV, encoded by the coding sequence ATGAAGATCTTAATGTTGTCCAATACTTTCCCCTATCCACCTACCCGTGGAGGGACACATGTGCGGACATTCCACCTCATGCGGTATCTCCAGCGAGAGAGTCATGTAACTTTGGCAACGCAACGCACAGCCGCCGTTACGGATGAGGAAATTGCCGGTCTACGTGATTGTGTGGACGAGTTAGTGATCTTTGATCGACCCAGCACCGCCGCCGGGTCGAAGCTGCAACGCCTGGCAGAATTCGCGATTCACGGCATGCCACCCAGCGTCAAAGCCGGTTACTCCGAGGCAATGCAGCAATGGATTGACCAAGCCGTTGTGGCCGAAAAGTTCGATGTGATTACGGCCGAACATTGCGTCAATGAAGCCTATATTCGACCGGAATGGCGCGATCGGGTGCGCACAATTGTGAATGTCCATAGCTCGGTTTATGCCACCTGTTTAAACCAACTGCAAACGGGTACAGCCGAAAATGCGTTGCGTGATCGGATTAATCTTCCCCTGCTAAAACGCTACGAGCAACGATACTGCCAAAAATTTAGCCAGATTGTTGCCACAACCCCCGACGACCAAGTACAACTGCAGCAATTCGCCCCCACAACACCGATTGCCGTCATTCCCAATGGCGTCGACTTCGCCGCCTTCCCGAAGCGTACTCAGGATCCAGGAGGCCAGCATTTGATGTTCATTGGGGCCATGGATAATCTCGCGAACATTGATGCTGCGAAGTTTCTTTGCGAAGAAATTCTGCCAGCCCTTCAGCAGCGCTATCCTGAGGTGAAAATTTCGCTGGTGGGCGCAAGACCAACACCAGAAATTATCGCGTTAGGCAAAAATTCCGCGATCGAAGTGACCGGATCCGTGGAATCAATGGCAGAATACCTTCATCAGGCGACAGTGTGTGTAATTCCTATGCGAACGGGTTTCGGGATCAAAAATAAAACACTCGAGGCAATGGCCGCGGGTGTACCAGTTATTTCGGGGGAGCGCGGCTTAGAGGGATTAGCGATCGAGCAGCCCCAACGGGCTGTGCGGGCCGAATCAGTGCCCGAATACGTTGGCGGAATTAGTCAATTATTTGAAGACGCTAACCTGCGTCAGGCGATCGCCGATGCCGCACATACCTACGTCACCCAAGAATTCATCTGGGAAAATGCCGGTGCGCGCTATGCCCAAGTCGTCCTTGGCGAGGTTTAG
- a CDS encoding glycosyltransferase family 2 protein, whose product MPKISVCIPTFNREHFLPIAIESVRLQTERDWELIVCDDGSNDRTVDIMAAYQMRDPRIRYVRHEQNVGKSNNMRSGFEAATGEYFIKFDDDDRLTPEFLAKTSQILADHDAIDFVGTDHWVIDPDNQRRLDWTDANTQKWGRSDLPEGAIENLLEVLFVKQSLQIGATLFRRDALVAAGYMRANIQNCEDNDLLVRLAEAGKSAYYLPERLMEYRFHPEQQSPGRAIQYLSDKLNYLRNFTFEQPNVERVRVQRIAETQVLLGLRLIEQGDTDAGRILLWQGRQHSPAKMLVGMALSCLPVDVRPAAFGRFR is encoded by the coding sequence ATGCCTAAAATTTCTGTTTGTATTCCGACGTTTAATCGTGAACATTTTTTGCCGATCGCGATCGAGAGTGTGCGCTTGCAGACGGAGCGTGATTGGGAGCTGATTGTTTGCGATGATGGATCGAACGATCGCACAGTCGATATTATGGCGGCTTATCAGATGCGCGATCCGCGGATTCGCTATGTCCGACATGAACAGAATGTTGGCAAGAGCAACAATATGCGATCGGGGTTTGAGGCGGCGACGGGAGAGTATTTCATCAAGTTTGATGATGACGATCGTTTGACGCCGGAGTTTTTGGCGAAAACCAGCCAGATTTTAGCCGACCATGATGCGATTGATTTTGTGGGGACGGACCATTGGGTGATTGACCCGGATAATCAGCGACGTCTGGATTGGACTGATGCGAATACGCAGAAGTGGGGGCGATCGGATTTGCCAGAGGGGGCGATCGAGAACCTGCTGGAAGTTCTGTTCGTCAAACAAAGTTTGCAAATTGGTGCAACGCTTTTCCGCCGGGATGCGCTGGTGGCAGCTGGCTATATGCGGGCGAACATTCAGAACTGTGAGGATAACGATCTGTTAGTGCGATTGGCGGAAGCTGGGAAGTCTGCCTATTATTTGCCGGAGCGGTTGATGGAATATCGCTTCCATCCGGAGCAGCAGAGCCCGGGACGAGCAATTCAGTATTTAAGTGACAAGCTGAACTATTTGCGGAATTTCACGTTTGAGCAACCGAACGTGGAGCGCGTGCGCGTGCAGCGGATTGCTGAGACGCAGGTGTTGCTGGGATTACGGTTGATTGAGCAGGGGGATACTGACGCGGGACGAATTTTGCTGTGGCAAGGACGACAGCATTCACCGGCCAAGATGCTGGTGGGGATGGCTTTATCCTGTTTGCCCGTAGATGTCCGTCCGGCAGCGTTTGGGCGATTTCGATAG
- the uvrB gene encoding excinuclease ABC subunit UvrB, with protein MPDFDIQAPFEPKGDQPKAIKALAKGLKAGKKFQTLLGATGTGKTHTIARVIDNVGKPTLVLAHNKTLAAQLCNELREFFPDNAVEYFISYYDYYQPEAYIPVSDTFIEKTASINEEIDMLRHSATRSLFERKDVIVVASISCIYGLGIPTEYLNAAIPLRVGEEINQRQVLRDLVSVQYTRNDLDIGRGRFRVKGDVLEIGPAYEDRIIRVEFFGDEIDAIRYVDPITGATMQSMEAVNIYPARHFVTPEDRLQEACNAIRDELKERLEELEGQGKLLESQRIDQRTRYDLEVLQEVGFCQGVENYSRHLAGRNAGDPPECLVDYFPHDDWLLVIDESHVTIPQIRAMYNGDQARKRVLIDHGFRLPSAADNRPLKADEFWNKVKQCIFVSATPGEWEVEQSEENIVHQVIRPTGVLDPEIFVRPTEGQVDDLLGEIQERSQRNERTLVTTLTKRMAEDLTEYFQERGVRVRYLHSEISSIERIEILQDLREGLFDVLIGVNLLREGLDLPEVSLVAILDADKEGFLRAERSLIQTIGRAARHIQGQAILYGDRMTDSMAKAIKVTEDRRKVQIAYNKKHGITPKSIIKRSTNAILSFLDVSRRLNSQELEEAYTQVNDIPLEDIPVLIKQMEDQMKESAKKMEFEDAAKYRDKIKTLRDKLLGRKS; from the coding sequence ATGCCAGATTTCGATATTCAAGCCCCCTTTGAACCAAAAGGTGACCAACCCAAAGCGATCAAAGCGCTGGCCAAGGGACTCAAAGCCGGAAAAAAGTTTCAGACCCTACTCGGGGCAACGGGCACGGGAAAAACCCACACGATAGCCCGTGTCATCGACAACGTCGGCAAACCGACCCTAGTTCTAGCCCACAACAAAACCCTCGCCGCTCAGCTCTGTAATGAGCTACGGGAATTTTTCCCAGACAATGCGGTGGAATATTTCATTAGTTACTACGACTACTACCAGCCGGAAGCCTATATCCCTGTCAGTGACACCTTTATCGAGAAAACCGCATCGATTAACGAAGAAATCGACATGCTGCGACACTCGGCCACCCGATCGCTGTTTGAACGCAAAGACGTGATTGTGGTCGCCTCCATTAGCTGTATCTACGGTTTGGGAATACCAACCGAGTATCTGAATGCAGCAATTCCCCTGCGTGTGGGCGAAGAAATCAACCAGCGCCAAGTCCTGCGGGATCTCGTATCTGTCCAGTACACCCGGAATGATTTAGACATTGGCCGGGGGCGATTCCGGGTCAAAGGCGATGTACTAGAAATTGGCCCGGCCTACGAAGACCGGATCATTCGCGTAGAATTCTTCGGCGATGAAATCGATGCAATTCGCTACGTTGACCCAATCACTGGGGCGACGATGCAAAGTATGGAAGCGGTAAATATCTATCCCGCCCGTCACTTTGTCACCCCCGAAGACCGGCTCCAAGAAGCCTGCAATGCCATTCGGGATGAATTAAAAGAACGCTTAGAGGAATTAGAAGGCCAAGGCAAATTACTCGAATCACAACGCATCGACCAACGCACCCGCTACGACTTAGAAGTCCTGCAAGAAGTAGGGTTTTGCCAGGGTGTCGAAAACTATTCACGCCACTTAGCCGGGCGGAATGCTGGCGATCCACCGGAATGTCTAGTCGATTACTTCCCCCATGATGATTGGCTTTTAGTGATTGACGAGTCCCACGTGACGATTCCCCAGATTCGGGCCATGTACAACGGTGATCAAGCCCGCAAGCGTGTTTTAATCGATCACGGTTTCCGGTTGCCCAGTGCCGCAGATAATCGTCCCCTCAAAGCCGATGAGTTTTGGAATAAAGTGAAGCAATGTATTTTCGTATCAGCGACTCCCGGCGAATGGGAAGTTGAGCAATCTGAAGAAAATATCGTGCATCAGGTGATTCGGCCGACTGGGGTACTCGATCCAGAAATCTTTGTGCGACCGACCGAAGGGCAAGTTGATGACTTATTGGGTGAAATCCAAGAACGGAGCCAACGTAATGAACGAACATTGGTGACAACGTTAACCAAACGGATGGCTGAGGATTTAACCGAGTATTTCCAAGAACGTGGTGTAAGAGTTCGTTATTTGCATTCGGAGATCAGTTCGATCGAACGAATCGAAATTCTTCAAGACCTGCGCGAGGGACTATTCGACGTGCTGATCGGGGTTAACCTCCTGCGTGAAGGCTTGGACTTACCGGAAGTTTCACTGGTGGCAATTCTTGACGCGGATAAAGAAGGCTTCCTGCGGGCCGAGCGATCGTTGATTCAAACGATCGGACGGGCGGCGCGGCATATTCAGGGGCAAGCGATTCTCTATGGCGATCGGATGACCGATAGCATGGCCAAAGCGATTAAAGTCACCGAAGACCGACGCAAAGTCCAAATTGCCTACAACAAGAAACATGGCATCACGCCAAAGTCGATTATCAAACGATCGACCAATGCGATCTTGAGTTTTCTCGATGTCTCCCGGCGGCTCAACTCCCAAGAACTGGAAGAAGCCTACACCCAAGTCAATGACATTCCCCTAGAAGATATTCCGGTGCTAATTAAGCAAATGGAAGATCAGATGAAAGAATCCGCCAAGAAAATGGAGTTTGAAGACGCCGCGAAATATCGCGACAAGATCAAAACGTTGCGCGATAAGCTGCTCGGGCGAAAATCCTAG
- a CDS encoding helix-turn-helix domain-containing protein — protein MDSVILTLEELATYLKLPVETIRDQVEAGQIPGRKIVDEWRFLQAAIDDWLRADAHHSPHHPEPPTHELDDNRPIFPTKAAVPDRPPAKLIDRTGVTPDNPWAEVRAVSEDDAAVLEIAAELRAEIDL, from the coding sequence ATGGATTCAGTTATCCTTACCCTTGAAGAACTAGCCACATATCTTAAACTCCCCGTCGAGACCATTCGCGATCAAGTCGAAGCGGGCCAAATTCCCGGTCGCAAAATCGTCGATGAATGGCGTTTCCTCCAAGCCGCGATCGATGATTGGCTCCGCGCTGACGCACACCATAGCCCTCACCATCCCGAACCTCCCACACACGAGCTGGATGATAATCGCCCCATCTTCCCCACAAAAGCCGCAGTTCCAGACCGTCCGCCCGCTAAGCTAATCGATCGTACGGGTGTCACGCCGGATAATCCTTGGGCGGAAGTCCGCGCTGTGAGCGAAGATGACGCCGCCGTGCTCGAAATTGCCGCCGAACTGCGAGCTGAAATCGACTTGTAA